One window from the genome of Leptospira broomii serovar Hurstbridge str. 5399 encodes:
- a CDS encoding FecR family protein produces the protein MFQTKIKFITVSILAISFLIACGPKTGLDQVKSEAPIAPAKIVWIVGDVKIQSAAGEKKAELGQTVSGADTIFTGANGSVEIIVADSGIIKVSKNSELSVATIVSDSGSEVKVNVNYGKIVTMVRKEHKNSDFKVVTPTALAGVRGTTFLTSVENPSGNKANCAQSGCDVRFAVLEGSVAVTKVGEESEVILDRNRELTLKKNQKLTDKLILSLRSESLKEMKGLIVLKKNDVLEYNRLAEELKASSEELRILSQASTVEDAKVQLQKREVTRNNADEVTQTARAVNENKYIQQDMQKERLKLNPKETF, from the coding sequence ATGTTTCAAACCAAAATTAAATTCATTACCGTTTCGATCCTAGCGATTTCATTCCTAATCGCCTGCGGTCCTAAAACAGGACTAGACCAAGTAAAGTCTGAAGCGCCGATCGCACCTGCAAAAATCGTTTGGATAGTAGGTGACGTGAAGATTCAATCGGCCGCCGGGGAAAAGAAAGCGGAACTCGGTCAGACTGTTTCCGGTGCCGATACTATTTTCACTGGCGCCAACGGTAGCGTGGAAATCATAGTCGCTGATAGCGGAATCATTAAGGTTTCCAAAAATAGCGAACTTTCCGTAGCGACAATCGTCTCCGACAGTGGATCAGAAGTTAAAGTAAACGTAAACTACGGCAAAATCGTAACAATGGTTCGTAAAGAACACAAAAATTCGGATTTCAAAGTCGTTACGCCGACTGCTTTGGCAGGTGTTCGCGGAACGACCTTCTTAACTTCTGTCGAGAATCCATCCGGAAATAAAGCGAACTGTGCTCAGTCAGGTTGCGACGTCAGATTCGCGGTGCTGGAAGGTTCTGTTGCTGTTACGAAAGTCGGTGAAGAGTCTGAAGTGATTCTTGATCGTAATCGCGAGCTTACTTTGAAAAAGAACCAAAAGTTGACCGACAAATTAATTCTGTCGCTTCGTTCTGAATCTCTCAAAGAGATGAAAGGTCTGATCGTTCTGAAGAAAAACGACGTGCTAGAATATAATCGCCTTGCCGAAGAACTAAAAGCATCGAGCGAAGAGTTGAGAATTTTGAGCCAAGCTTCTACTGTGGAAGATGCAAAAGTTCAACTGCAGAAACGTGAAGTTACTAGAAATAACGCAGATGAGGTGACTCAAACTGCTAGAGCGGTTAACGAAAATAAATATATTCAGCAGGATATGCAAAAAGAAAGACTTAAATTAAACCCTAAAGAGACTTTCTAA
- a CDS encoding tetratricopeptide repeat protein: MKLSPVLNKNLLFIFLALFFIAACSSRDFRKSTSQDAVLEKDLFTRQNIKRASKLINEGNSAFQKAKFDVSLEKGNQSIAIYPMAEGYYLVGSSEYKLGKSEDALKSLKKGTELDPENEQILLTLGILYTAQGSNNEAVDVYSRLEKLPKIDAASYTFKKAVLLKTIGRYEDAFAALKTIPEDKFKFKAQLYMQLGDTAVQLKEYDEAERYFEKARATDPELASAKQSASATRVASMLEKGNSALKSKNYREAIVQFTAATQTDPKNASPLVFLGNAKILAGDLDGAVKAFESSLRLKADYWEAYSGLAASYNKSGNYPKAISTLEKAIPFFSKNPAVYNQIGLNQKALGEKARAMVSFTRARELDPSYKEPVLNLVYLLTSENRFKTARNELDTLKQDDEVKKVRSFLDVAELIYEGDQRLRKGDTKSARSYYDQAKVKDPNDPNVYTAFGRSYQISGDQKLSEQNFQKALTLQKGNLPALQGLIRLYSSQKNQSKVTQYTKELEALTGNDPTSGIVLARTYEDKKEYEKAEGVYKNLLKKFPSNDAVQFRLAHLYYKISLEENEKANYDSASAWLTKAEKLVKDLPELAEAKQTIEQNRRFAEVIPSIRKANRFFDLKSYDKALPLYQTAYDKTKKLTLYIKIAECHLAMGNEEKGIYLLENSPEGSKNLASQEAINAFLLRKGEVDKAEKGFRKILEKKPDSYYSQYQLGIVYLQRQKYDSAIESFNRAWLLNPEFSAAKIGKGIAYYNGGKTKEAREEFESAMKSDSDNELAPYNIGIVLFNDNLLDQATNIFKDIIKKNPDFPDAYYQLSYIYFKRGDLESADAEIVKALDLERDEKFIHARIRILSELKQKNPGKSEYKKIALELGRELAEKYPNSPYSSHAERLVLSDDDTPVIIQPFPNRGALVGVPVVINDVLIMNYGTSLEALDKNRAIRIWRIATAKPYKSVIADKRVYAFTDKTLEIRDQNSGSLFNSLPLAGNFRKAQISGDRIIIETESSGKKTLTSYNDTFEDRRVLSFDAKVWTVSRNGKILVQTISGKENRISLLDVNLSDSPQVVWTGKTSVEPKLLGSSDDGAFYRTGDQILYISGNGKVSKSDAKDPSLSLFSVRGNALWYAGKESLFRLEAGSSSPQNIKIQAKPVEGLLPGKAGDCILLYADNTAVRYSNKGESIWTYSITQNKDSVYSLLYR, encoded by the coding sequence ATGAAACTCTCTCCGGTTCTTAACAAAAACCTTCTATTTATTTTTTTAGCTCTTTTTTTTATTGCTGCCTGCTCCTCCCGCGATTTCAGAAAATCGACGTCCCAAGATGCGGTCCTTGAAAAAGATCTATTCACTCGCCAAAATATAAAGCGCGCGTCTAAACTTATCAACGAGGGGAACTCCGCCTTTCAAAAAGCAAAATTTGACGTCTCATTAGAAAAAGGAAATCAATCGATCGCGATTTATCCTATGGCAGAAGGGTATTATCTCGTAGGATCTTCCGAGTACAAATTGGGAAAATCCGAAGATGCTTTAAAGTCTTTAAAAAAAGGAACTGAACTAGATCCTGAGAATGAGCAGATACTCTTAACTTTAGGAATTCTTTATACAGCTCAAGGCTCCAATAATGAAGCGGTGGACGTTTACTCAAGGCTCGAAAAACTTCCGAAAATAGACGCGGCATCTTACACTTTTAAAAAAGCCGTTTTACTAAAGACGATCGGCCGGTATGAAGATGCTTTTGCAGCCTTAAAAACGATACCGGAAGACAAGTTTAAATTTAAAGCTCAGCTTTATATGCAACTAGGTGATACTGCCGTTCAGCTAAAGGAATATGACGAAGCTGAAAGATACTTTGAAAAAGCGCGAGCCACCGATCCCGAACTCGCGTCAGCTAAACAATCGGCTTCCGCTACTCGTGTCGCTTCGATGCTTGAAAAAGGTAATTCGGCATTGAAGAGTAAGAATTATAGGGAGGCAATTGTTCAGTTCACTGCCGCAACTCAAACGGATCCGAAAAACGCGTCTCCTTTAGTTTTCCTGGGCAATGCGAAGATACTTGCCGGCGATTTAGATGGTGCAGTAAAGGCCTTCGAATCCTCATTGAGACTTAAGGCGGATTATTGGGAGGCTTATTCCGGTCTCGCCGCATCCTATAATAAATCGGGAAACTATCCGAAGGCAATTTCCACACTCGAAAAGGCGATCCCATTTTTTTCGAAGAACCCGGCGGTTTATAACCAAATAGGATTAAACCAAAAGGCTCTGGGTGAAAAAGCGCGTGCTATGGTCTCATTCACCAGGGCAAGAGAATTGGATCCTTCCTATAAGGAGCCGGTTCTAAATTTAGTCTATTTACTAACTTCCGAAAACCGATTTAAGACGGCGAGAAACGAACTAGATACTCTGAAACAGGACGACGAGGTCAAAAAAGTAAGATCGTTCTTGGACGTAGCAGAACTTATTTATGAAGGCGATCAACGTCTGAGAAAGGGTGATACAAAATCTGCTAGAAGCTATTATGATCAAGCCAAAGTAAAAGACCCTAACGATCCGAACGTCTATACGGCTTTCGGTCGATCGTACCAAATTTCAGGCGACCAAAAACTTTCAGAGCAGAATTTCCAAAAAGCCTTAACCTTACAGAAAGGAAATCTACCTGCCCTACAAGGATTGATTCGTCTTTATTCCTCTCAAAAAAACCAGTCTAAAGTTACGCAGTATACGAAAGAATTAGAGGCTCTTACCGGAAACGACCCCACGTCCGGAATCGTTCTAGCGCGCACATACGAGGATAAGAAGGAATATGAAAAAGCTGAAGGTGTGTATAAAAACCTTCTGAAAAAATTCCCGTCTAACGATGCGGTTCAATTTAGACTCGCCCACCTTTATTATAAGATCTCCCTCGAGGAAAATGAAAAAGCAAACTACGATTCGGCATCCGCTTGGTTAACCAAAGCGGAGAAACTTGTTAAGGATCTACCGGAGCTTGCCGAGGCAAAGCAAACGATAGAACAAAACAGAAGATTTGCGGAAGTCATACCGAGCATCAGAAAAGCAAATCGCTTTTTCGATCTAAAATCGTACGATAAGGCCTTGCCCCTCTATCAAACGGCTTACGATAAGACCAAGAAACTTACTCTTTATATAAAAATTGCCGAATGTCATCTGGCTATGGGTAACGAGGAAAAAGGAATTTACCTCCTAGAAAATTCTCCCGAAGGCTCGAAAAACCTGGCATCACAAGAGGCAATCAACGCGTTTCTTCTAAGAAAAGGAGAAGTAGATAAGGCTGAGAAAGGCTTCAGAAAAATTTTAGAAAAAAAACCGGATTCTTACTATAGCCAATATCAGTTAGGAATCGTGTACCTTCAGCGGCAAAAGTACGATTCCGCCATCGAATCGTTTAATAGGGCTTGGTTACTTAATCCTGAATTTTCCGCCGCCAAGATCGGAAAGGGGATCGCATACTACAATGGGGGAAAAACCAAGGAAGCCAGGGAAGAATTCGAAAGCGCAATGAAATCGGATTCCGATAACGAGCTTGCTCCCTATAATATCGGAATAGTGCTTTTTAACGATAATCTTCTGGATCAAGCCACGAATATTTTTAAAGATATTATTAAGAAGAATCCCGATTTCCCCGACGCATATTATCAACTTTCTTATATCTATTTCAAACGCGGTGATTTGGAAAGCGCCGATGCGGAAATAGTAAAGGCATTGGATCTAGAGAGGGATGAAAAATTCATCCATGCAAGAATCCGAATATTATCCGAACTAAAGCAAAAGAATCCGGGAAAGTCGGAATATAAGAAAATCGCATTGGAATTAGGGCGCGAACTAGCCGAAAAATATCCGAATTCGCCATATTCATCGCACGCGGAGCGCCTCGTCTTATCCGACGACGATACCCCGGTCATCATTCAACCTTTTCCGAATCGTGGAGCTTTAGTTGGAGTTCCCGTAGTGATAAACGATGTTCTGATCATGAATTACGGGACATCTCTGGAAGCTCTGGATAAAAATAGAGCGATTCGAATTTGGAGAATTGCCACGGCAAAACCCTATAAATCCGTTATTGCCGACAAAAGGGTTTATGCGTTTACCGACAAAACTTTGGAGATTCGAGATCAAAATTCCGGATCACTTTTTAATTCTCTTCCTTTGGCGGGAAATTTTCGGAAGGCGCAGATTTCGGGTGATCGAATTATTATAGAAACCGAATCATCGGGCAAAAAAACGCTGACGAGCTATAACGATACCTTTGAAGATCGTCGAGTTTTGTCTTTCGATGCCAAGGTTTGGACTGTCTCACGAAACGGCAAGATACTAGTACAAACCATATCCGGTAAGGAAAATAGAATATCTCTTTTAGATGTTAACCTTTCAGATTCGCCTCAAGTAGTCTGGACAGGAAAAACTTCGGTTGAACCTAAATTACTCGGTTCTTCTGATGATGGCGCTTTCTATCGGACAGGTGATCAAATCCTTTATATTTCAGGGAATGGGAAAGTATCAAAATCCGATGCAAAAGATCCGTCACTTTCCCTTTTTAGCGTCCGAGGTAACGCACTTTGGTACGCCGGAAAAGAAAGCTTATTTCGACTGGAAGCCGGTTCTTCTTCCCCCCAGAATATTAAAATCCAAGCAA
- a CDS encoding LIC10124 family lipoprotein — protein sequence MGTFYSRKYSLISLLQILLIGACSTVQKLDEAPRVIQEPYYKTVGEAQLGFQFRDSDTDYKIRKIGHEKPILAFSPIAYPNSIDKKLASYFEQELGLVWKNTEFTNAKIPSGAWENSQTLLVAAKKSEVDALVRGSVSETEFGWLFKFTIVDPVNDYKFGEFEASFKRPGSTSDEVGTWSQVFFWKTGDRIISLDPRKATVPVWDKKPDSSIVRDLAYSSVKGKISIQASSGDTEVHSKGILLGKTPLLDISLPEGVQEIQLSLKGKKPISKTIVVRAGKKSFLFQEWEEDKTLGSAKIVSVPAGLSVSVDGFKQGETPFFHSGMNPGGYQIELIKENPEGSLVYYEGTLEVKSDKVSELAFPYSASGLLSETEFWKPSGETGFNPFGALGIEFHKSKDLSPGWNGVYSLPIPSDELEITGYFLLPVDHKVGSVAVTIHTPGLNLGLNAGPDKVSIFNFPSDGKTIATYKYLKLENDIGRKFSFRTNAKEKKIFLYLGNDLVWEGQVSFQGFWTISVLTRGEDFRERAPLKDLKIQYRGYK from the coding sequence ATGGGAACCTTTTATTCTCGCAAATATTCGCTTATATCCCTGCTGCAAATCCTACTGATTGGAGCCTGTTCGACCGTCCAGAAATTGGACGAAGCACCGCGCGTAATCCAAGAACCGTATTACAAAACCGTCGGAGAAGCTCAACTTGGCTTTCAATTTAGAGATTCCGATACCGATTATAAAATTAGGAAAATCGGACATGAAAAACCGATTCTCGCATTTTCACCTATTGCCTATCCAAATTCCATAGATAAAAAACTGGCCTCTTATTTCGAACAGGAGCTCGGACTTGTTTGGAAGAATACCGAATTTACAAACGCTAAAATTCCGTCCGGGGCTTGGGAAAATTCTCAAACCTTGCTTGTCGCAGCAAAGAAGTCCGAAGTGGACGCATTGGTGCGGGGGAGTGTTTCCGAAACCGAGTTCGGCTGGTTGTTTAAGTTTACGATTGTTGATCCGGTTAATGATTATAAATTCGGCGAGTTTGAAGCGTCCTTTAAACGACCAGGAAGTACTAGCGATGAAGTCGGAACTTGGAGCCAAGTCTTTTTTTGGAAGACGGGAGACAGGATTATATCGCTGGACCCGCGTAAAGCAACTGTTCCTGTTTGGGATAAAAAACCTGATTCTTCCATCGTAAGAGACTTAGCATATTCTTCAGTGAAAGGGAAGATCAGCATTCAAGCTTCCTCAGGAGACACGGAAGTTCACAGTAAGGGAATTTTGCTCGGAAAAACACCATTGCTCGATATCTCCTTACCCGAGGGAGTTCAAGAAATCCAGCTTAGTCTCAAAGGCAAAAAACCGATCTCTAAGACTATCGTCGTTAGAGCCGGAAAGAAATCGTTTTTATTTCAGGAATGGGAAGAAGACAAGACTCTTGGTTCTGCAAAAATCGTCAGTGTTCCTGCCGGCCTTTCGGTTTCAGTAGACGGGTTCAAGCAAGGTGAAACCCCGTTCTTCCACAGCGGTATGAATCCAGGTGGATATCAAATCGAACTTATCAAAGAAAATCCGGAAGGATCGTTAGTATATTACGAAGGAACGCTAGAGGTAAAGTCCGATAAAGTTTCGGAACTCGCTTTCCCTTATTCTGCAAGCGGTTTGTTAAGCGAAACGGAATTTTGGAAACCGTCGGGAGAGACCGGGTTCAACCCTTTTGGAGCTCTCGGCATAGAGTTTCATAAAAGCAAGGATCTTTCTCCGGGCTGGAACGGGGTCTATTCTTTACCGATTCCATCCGACGAATTGGAAATAACGGGCTACTTCTTATTGCCGGTTGATCATAAAGTGGGTTCGGTTGCCGTCACGATTCACACGCCAGGGTTAAATCTCGGATTAAATGCAGGACCGGATAAAGTCTCTATATTCAATTTTCCTTCCGACGGAAAGACGATCGCTACGTACAAGTACTTGAAACTGGAGAATGACATCGGCAGAAAGTTCTCCTTTCGTACTAACGCTAAGGAAAAAAAGATTTTCCTTTATCTTGGAAACGATCTCGTTTGGGAAGGCCAAGTCTCTTTCCAAGGATTTTGGACAATTTCCGTTTTGACAAGAGGCGAAGATTTCCGCGAAAGAGCGCCGTTAAAAGATTTGAAAATTCAATATAGGGGCTACAAATGA